In Geothermobacter hydrogeniphilus, a single window of DNA contains:
- a CDS encoding DUF4145 domain-containing protein, which yields MMEQVSKVLANTTTVESPSGLRSINLCLGDICSSDDEVVAISSHADPFNSLTGMVVSSFIARLNVDFKILYPLLTLPGHSSVGTFQVASPLGKFPGKALFVVRVPGVETIRDFAVDPLEVYDDVVWTLFGSLAALEQKDVVFSSLALPLLAGRRGYPGQKIMEILLKRATTWLKTSRNMKDVNFYLYEESSLGNWNEAMNQALGRKAIDSAKGSVVQALREEILVLLKGCSKFNQGEMAAHIAPILTALQDKKIYLQLVSTLGRKLVEVIVGRIISERSLVNKGQLVHNITMLNYEQVVAPWITSHFHALRVFGNEAVHAKNEVRYKPKELRDEDLVAVLTSLRSVVQFYAEW from the coding sequence ATGATGGAACAAGTATCGAAAGTTCTTGCCAACACCACAACGGTTGAATCTCCATCGGGCCTCCGGTCAATCAATCTCTGCCTCGGTGATATCTGCTCCTCAGACGATGAAGTCGTTGCCATCTCAAGCCATGCTGATCCTTTCAACTCGTTGACCGGGATGGTTGTAAGTTCCTTCATTGCTCGATTGAATGTCGACTTTAAGATCCTTTATCCTCTGCTCACCCTCCCAGGACACTCCTCCGTCGGTACCTTTCAAGTGGCAAGCCCCCTAGGGAAATTCCCTGGGAAGGCACTGTTTGTCGTGCGGGTTCCTGGTGTGGAAACCATAAGGGATTTTGCCGTAGATCCTCTGGAGGTCTATGACGATGTGGTCTGGACACTTTTTGGTTCTCTTGCGGCCCTCGAGCAGAAAGACGTGGTCTTCTCCAGCCTGGCATTGCCTCTCCTTGCCGGGCGGCGAGGCTACCCGGGACAGAAGATTATGGAGATACTCCTGAAGCGTGCTACGACCTGGCTCAAAACATCCCGCAACATGAAAGATGTCAATTTCTATCTCTATGAAGAATCCTCTCTCGGGAACTGGAACGAAGCGATGAACCAGGCCTTGGGCCGCAAGGCCATCGACTCGGCGAAGGGCAGCGTCGTTCAGGCATTAAGGGAAGAGATCCTTGTGTTGTTGAAAGGGTGTTCCAAGTTCAATCAGGGAGAAATGGCTGCCCATATTGCGCCGATACTGACAGCCTTGCAGGACAAGAAGATCTACCTGCAGCTGGTTTCAACCCTGGGGCGCAAGCTGGTCGAGGTAATTGTCGGCCGGATCATTTCTGAGCGCTCGCTTGTGAATAAAGGACAACTTGTCCATAACATCACCATGCTGAACTACGAGCAGGTGGTTGCCCCCTGGATCACAAGCCACTTCCATGCATTGCGGGTGTTTGGCAATGAAGCTGTACACGCAAAGAACGAGGTCAGATATAAACCTAAGGAGCTGCGGGATGAGGATCTGGTTGCGGTGCTGACAAGCCTGAGAAGTGTGGTGCAGTTTTATGCGGAGTGGTGA
- a CDS encoding tetratricopeptide repeat protein — protein sequence MKNTIHIALAIVLISTVFLQTVFAQGAGLEWDLLNQEVLKLYQEGNYDKAILVAEHALKIAKENVGPDHPDAAKSLNNLAFLYYTQGHYAKAEPLYKRSLSIKEKTLGPDHPGVAKSLNNLAELYRVQGRYAKAEALYKRSLAIIEKALGPDHPDVAKSLNNLAELYRVQGRYAKAEALYKRSLAIIEKALGPDHPDVAKSLNNLAELYRVQGRYAKAEALYKRSLAIKEKALGPDHPGVAKSLNNLALLYYAQGHYAKAEPLYKRSLAIMEKALGPDHPDVAKSLNNLAFLYYTQGHYAKAESLYKHSLAIKEKALGPDHPGVAKSLENLAALYRATDRTREAQQLENRAAKIRNIKR from the coding sequence ATGAAAAATACAATACACATCGCGCTGGCAATTGTTTTAATCTCGACTGTTTTTTTACAAACCGTTTTCGCTCAAGGGGCGGGGCTAGAGTGGGACTTATTAAATCAGGAGGTCCTTAAGCTATACCAGGAAGGAAACTACGACAAAGCTATTCTTGTTGCTGAACACGCACTCAAGATAGCGAAAGAAAATGTTGGTCCCGACCATCCCGATGCGGCCAAGAGCCTGAACAACCTAGCCTTCCTCTATTACACCCAAGGCCACTACGCCAAGGCCGAGCCGCTCTATAAGCGTTCGCTGTCGATTAAGGAAAAAACCCTTGGTCCCGACCATCCCGGTGTGGCCAAGAGCCTGAACAACCTAGCCGAACTTTATCGAGTCCAAGGTCGCTACGCCAAGGCCGAGGCGCTCTACAAGCGCTCGCTGGCGATTATAGAAAAAGCCCTTGGCCCCGACCATCCCGATGTGGCCAAGAGCCTAAACAACCTAGCCGAACTTTATCGAGTCCAAGGTCGCTACGCCAAGGCCGAGGCGCTCTACAAGCGCTCGCTGGCGATTATAGAAAAAGCCCTTGGCCCCGACCATCCCGATGTGGCCAAGAGCCTAAACAACCTAGCCGAACTTTATCGAGTCCAAGGTCGCTACGCCAAGGCCGAGGCGCTCTACAAGCGCTCGCTGGCGATTAAGGAAAAAGCTCTTGGCCCCGACCATCCCGGTGTGGCCAAGAGCCTGAACAACCTGGCCCTCCTCTACTACGCCCAAGGCCACTATGCCAAGGCTGAGCCACTCTACAAGCGCTCGCTGGCGATTATGGAAAAAGCCCTTGGCCCCGACCATCCCGATGTGGCCAAGAGCCTGAACAACCTGGCCTTCCTCTATTACACCCAAGGCCACTACGCCAAGGCCGAGTCGCTCTATAAGCATTCGCTGGCGATTAAGGAGAAAGCCCTTGGTCCCGACCATCCCGGTGTGGCCAAGAGTCTTGAAAATTTGGCTGCTTTATATCGAGCAACCGATAGAACAAGAGAAGCACAGCAGTTAGAAAATCGTGCTGCAAAAATACGAAACATTAAGCGGTAG
- a CDS encoding helix-turn-helix transcriptional regulator: MTDPRDILIATRQTLGMTQGEWGDILGISAQQVSAIEKKRCEPTKTLLKLAVHEFGIDPEVLGLGDTPPKRTLEDRSRKAFSHLVLAACVTAPVLPAVAGTVAAGVGAATVIMRLLDAYQAKNEGELTEKMNIKRGVLWKWKKTESVPYKYLIQASRETNKTVDWFLAGGGEKYDMQLLADTVTALEEELQCSGASLSHSDKGKAISYLFSEFTNAGDLDRDKIKSVLKLLS; encoded by the coding sequence ATGACTGACCCTCGAGACATACTCATAGCGACCCGGCAAACCCTCGGCATGACCCAGGGAGAGTGGGGAGACATTTTAGGCATCAGCGCCCAGCAGGTTTCTGCGATTGAAAAGAAACGCTGTGAGCCGACAAAAACTCTTTTAAAACTAGCGGTGCATGAATTTGGAATCGACCCAGAGGTTCTGGGGCTGGGCGACACCCCTCCTAAAAGAACCCTGGAAGATCGTTCCAGAAAGGCATTTTCACACCTGGTCTTGGCGGCCTGCGTGACGGCTCCGGTGCTTCCGGCCGTTGCAGGGACGGTCGCTGCCGGTGTTGGAGCAGCTACCGTCATCATGCGCTTACTCGATGCCTACCAGGCCAAAAACGAAGGTGAACTCACGGAAAAGATGAATATAAAAAGGGGAGTGCTCTGGAAATGGAAAAAGACGGAGTCCGTCCCCTACAAATATCTAATCCAGGCATCAAGAGAGACAAACAAGACGGTCGATTGGTTCCTGGCGGGAGGGGGAGAAAAATACGATATGCAACTGCTGGCCGATACTGTCACTGCGCTTGAAGAAGAGCTGCAGTGCAGTGGAGCTTCCTTAAGCCACAGCGACAAGGGAAAAGCCATCAGTTACCTATTCAGCGAATTTACTAATGCCGGGGATCTGGATCGAGACAAAATCAAGAGTGTTCTCAAGCTTCTTTCGTAG
- a CDS encoding site-specific integrase, with the protein MKPPWKSLYQKSAPKPGKGKTGHKHLWAVIEKVLTERAPAIWDGQREQAISENEFSTIEAAIKRELPRQFRKAMNILADGFTTGIRSLGWDVPIPDHHHNIRDTPSLYTPDSVETAQEFQRIEDLFLSRLESLWEGSSTTQRIGLLLLSAILYGGLHQKRWLNAWLRSLANPPNIWDDWLWLHLEWRPQDAPKRKRSHRMTSWNLNRTWIADPVTELLMLNWRQHFPDEHEKAKSKFPEALLKAAVEYIGWKKPPGKHLVHSLSEIASSRDIDVLPGFLVEYQSGHLPCTSLPPGSLQRFFTGEVPREELTFLPHTTARQRKHKRVAEETQPSANVEKSIRLIDGLTSFIRHRSQSARAIAGLSKSNQSPWEKITTAKTLKAINSVLRHGCPYLTPAARLLLEWGISLCEKASSPLELRKGSPLAPSSIATYLSLISTGVLENIDTDELRDLTGLEFEILYETVLSYPHTTAQKIRTAERLQQFHGFLTAKFGDISEVDFDEIFACHGLPSKRVKANIITFAEYRVLLKSFGFDRSRRGRWEEIYLVVLILAFRCGLRRSEIHGLQIADIKDLVRAEIRIRPGRFRDPKSVTGNRRIPLYALLPEDELTIVSNWLKKRQREELDHTQPLLQHPETGDSLIPPHRLFDPVVHALRSVTRDTTLSFHSFRHAFATFTLLKLVWPKDLNVKNLPAGLRDESFSLDACTRLAQDLLNNQQQGVRKLHAIAMLLGHAEYGMSFRSYIHLTDWLLAVFKRQDICLPKLTNKALGQLAGLSKQGVFKCKRENPSRSAIFQNQLHNKVQRWGSQWKLKLDSITPTPIMHEKTAEDIFWLPPWAMALGDYLKAAQNNSYLMSPPSGTDATMAKLMYERLKGLKSRRMMFARRVIPVFAELYDVSHGGLVSRNIEHARELRKLFEMVNLSGIRLAAHYRISRSQTVEERDRIIETWSEALGIPKEQVKQKDFGPGKGLVVLKVIQERQSVRGGRVAIASGGWRFVLALVDFQIKKAPYRSNTYCSNSKTS; encoded by the coding sequence ATGAAGCCCCCCTGGAAGAGTCTGTATCAAAAATCAGCCCCCAAACCTGGCAAAGGAAAAACTGGCCACAAGCACCTCTGGGCAGTTATCGAAAAAGTCCTTACCGAGCGAGCCCCCGCGATATGGGATGGGCAGCGAGAGCAGGCAATCTCGGAAAATGAATTTTCCACAATCGAAGCAGCGATAAAGAGGGAACTTCCCCGCCAGTTTCGAAAAGCCATGAATATTCTGGCGGACGGTTTCACTACCGGGATAAGATCCCTGGGCTGGGACGTTCCAATCCCCGACCATCACCACAATATCCGCGACACCCCTTCTCTATATACCCCTGACTCGGTCGAAACTGCTCAAGAGTTCCAAAGAATAGAAGATTTATTCCTAAGCCGACTGGAGTCTCTCTGGGAAGGGAGTTCCACAACCCAGCGCATCGGCCTTCTTCTGCTATCCGCGATTCTTTACGGCGGACTCCATCAGAAACGCTGGCTGAACGCATGGCTGCGCTCTTTGGCCAACCCCCCCAACATATGGGACGACTGGCTGTGGCTCCACCTGGAGTGGCGTCCACAGGACGCACCCAAACGAAAACGCTCGCACCGCATGACAAGCTGGAATCTCAACCGGACCTGGATTGCGGACCCGGTCACCGAACTGCTGATGCTTAACTGGCGCCAGCACTTTCCAGACGAACATGAAAAAGCAAAAAGCAAGTTCCCGGAAGCACTCCTCAAGGCCGCAGTTGAATACATTGGCTGGAAAAAACCTCCAGGCAAACATTTGGTACACTCTCTATCCGAGATAGCCTCCAGCCGCGACATCGATGTCCTGCCCGGTTTTCTCGTCGAATATCAGTCCGGGCACCTTCCCTGCACATCCCTGCCGCCAGGTTCGCTGCAGAGGTTTTTCACCGGCGAGGTACCGCGCGAAGAGTTGACCTTCTTGCCGCACACAACAGCCCGCCAGCGAAAACACAAAAGAGTTGCAGAAGAGACCCAACCGTCTGCGAACGTCGAAAAATCAATCCGCTTGATCGACGGTTTGACGTCCTTCATCAGACACCGCAGTCAATCAGCCCGCGCCATTGCAGGACTTTCAAAAAGCAACCAGTCCCCTTGGGAGAAAATCACCACCGCGAAAACCCTCAAAGCCATCAATTCGGTGCTCAGACACGGCTGTCCCTATCTCACGCCCGCGGCACGCCTCCTCCTCGAATGGGGTATCAGTCTTTGCGAAAAGGCGAGCTCTCCCCTCGAACTGCGGAAAGGTTCACCCCTCGCCCCTTCTTCAATCGCGACCTATTTATCCCTCATCTCCACCGGAGTACTGGAAAATATCGACACGGATGAGCTGCGTGACCTCACCGGACTTGAATTCGAAATCCTCTACGAAACCGTTCTTTCCTACCCGCACACCACCGCCCAGAAGATCCGCACGGCAGAGCGACTGCAACAGTTCCATGGATTTCTAACGGCCAAATTTGGCGACATCAGCGAGGTCGATTTCGATGAGATATTCGCTTGCCACGGCCTGCCATCGAAACGCGTCAAGGCCAACATCATCACCTTCGCTGAGTACCGCGTTCTCCTTAAATCCTTCGGTTTTGATCGCTCCCGACGGGGACGCTGGGAAGAAATCTACCTTGTAGTTCTTATCCTGGCATTCCGCTGCGGTCTCAGGCGAAGCGAGATCCACGGTTTGCAGATTGCAGACATCAAGGACCTGGTGCGGGCCGAGATCCGGATCAGACCGGGCCGCTTTCGCGACCCGAAATCAGTCACTGGCAACCGGCGTATTCCCCTTTACGCTCTGCTTCCTGAAGATGAACTGACAATTGTCAGCAACTGGCTGAAGAAACGGCAGCGCGAGGAACTGGACCACACCCAACCACTTCTCCAGCATCCGGAGACCGGAGACAGTCTGATCCCGCCCCATCGCCTGTTCGACCCGGTTGTGCATGCCCTGCGCTCCGTCACGAGAGATACAACTCTCTCATTCCATTCGTTCCGTCATGCCTTTGCTACGTTCACTCTGCTAAAACTTGTCTGGCCGAAAGATCTAAACGTAAAGAACCTTCCGGCGGGACTCCGGGACGAGTCGTTCAGCCTCGACGCCTGTACCAGGCTCGCACAAGACCTGCTCAACAACCAGCAGCAAGGGGTACGAAAACTTCACGCCATTGCCATGCTCCTTGGCCACGCTGAGTACGGGATGAGTTTCCGTAGTTACATTCACCTGACCGACTGGCTCCTTGCCGTATTCAAACGACAGGACATTTGCCTGCCAAAGCTAACAAACAAGGCGTTGGGCCAACTTGCAGGGCTTTCCAAACAAGGCGTTTTCAAGTGCAAACGCGAGAATCCTTCTCGTTCGGCAATATTCCAGAACCAACTCCACAACAAGGTTCAACGTTGGGGGAGTCAGTGGAAACTGAAATTGGACAGCATCACACCCACGCCGATCATGCATGAGAAAACTGCTGAGGATATTTTCTGGCTGCCTCCCTGGGCAATGGCTCTTGGCGATTACCTCAAGGCGGCTCAAAACAACTCATATCTTATGTCACCACCCTCCGGAACTGATGCGACCATGGCTAAATTGATGTACGAAAGACTGAAAGGCCTGAAAAGTCGTCGCATGATGTTTGCGAGAAGAGTTATTCCTGTATTCGCTGAACTTTACGATGTGAGTCACGGCGGGCTAGTCTCCAGAAATATCGAGCACGCACGTGAATTGAGGAAACTTTTTGAGATGGTGAATCTCTCAGGCATTCGCCTTGCGGCCCATTATCGTATTTCCAGATCACAAACAGTGGAGGAGAGAGACAGGATCATTGAAACTTGGAGTGAGGCCCTTGGGATCCCCAAGGAACAGGTCAAACAAAAGGATTTCGGCCCGGGCAAAGGGTTGGTGGTTCTAAAAGTCATACAGGAACGACAAAGTGTAAGAGGGGGCCGAGTAGCCATTGCTTCAGGCGGCTGGCGATTTGTGCTGGCGCTTGTGGATTTTCAGATTAAAAAAGCCCCATACCGTTCCAACACTTACTGCTCTAACTCCAAAACAAGCTGA